A region of Vitis vinifera cultivar Pinot Noir 40024 chromosome 13, ASM3070453v1 DNA encodes the following proteins:
- the LOC100233022 gene encoding serine carboxypeptidase-like, with protein sequence MENLVFLSLLLLVLLSPFSSANDILGFSSNPKFPKSQAEKLIRELNLFPKDAEPVNAVGRESPKSLVETRLRFPGIDYSDASVSVEDLGHHAGYYKIKHSSAARMFYLFFESRDNRKDPVVIWLTGGPGCSSELAVFYENGPFTIAKNLSLLWNEFGWDKVSNLLYVDQPIGTGFSYSSDKHDIRHNEEGVSNDLYDFLQAFFEEHPQFADNDFYITGESYAGHYIPAFAARVHRGNKAKEGIHIKLKGFAIGNGLTDPQIQYKAYTDYALDMGIIQKPDYDRINKVLPVCEMAIRLCGTDGTISCMASYFVCNTIFSSIMAIAGDANYYDIRKKCEGSLCYDFSNMERFLNQRSVRDALGVGDIDFVSCSPTVYQAMLMDWMRNLEVGIPALLEDEVKLLVYAGEYDLICNWLGNSRWVHAMKWSGQKDFQASLEIPFEVRDSHAGLVKSYGPLTFLKVHDAGHMVPMDQPEASLEMLKRWMEGKLVEGQDESEEPEKLVAQM encoded by the exons ATGGAGAATTTGgtgtttctctctcttcttcttcttgttcttctcTCTCCTTTCTCTTCCGCCAATGACATTCTAGGGTTTTCTTCCAACCCTAAGTTTCCAAAGTCGCAAGCGGAGAAGCTGATAAGGGAGCTTAATTTGTTCCCCAAAGACGCGGAGCCGGTCAACGCCGTGGGCCGTGAGTCTCCGAAGAGCCTTGTGGAGACGCGGCTGAGGTTCCCCGGTATTGACTACTCTGATGCTTCGGTTTCGGTTGAGGACCTGGGGCACCATGCCGGCTACTACAAGATTAAGCACTCTAGTGCTGCAAG GATGTTCTACCTTTTCTTTGAATCGCGAGACAACAGGAAGGACCCTGTTGTCATTTGGTTGACTGGAGGACCAGGGTGTAGTAGTGAATTGGCtgtattttatgaaaatggGCCTTTCACTATTGCTAAAAACTTGTCGCTCTTATGGAATGAGTTTGGTTGGGACAAG GTATCAAACCTTCTGTATGTTGACCAGCCCATTGGTACTGGCTTCAGTTATAGCTCTGATAAACATGACATTCGTCACAATGAAGAGGGTGTCAGTAATGACCTGTATGACTTCTTACAG GCCTTCTTTGAGGAGCACCCCCAGTTTGCAGACAATGACTTCTATATAACCGGAGAATCATATGCTGGGCACTATATTCCTGCTTTTGCTGCTCGAGTTCACCGAGGAAACAAAGCTAAAGAAGGAATTCACATTAAGCTTAAG GGATTTGCAATTGGTAATGGGCTTACTGATCCTCAAATCCAGTACAAAGCATATACAGATTATGCATTAGACATGGGGATAATTCAAAAACCTGATTATGACCGTATCAACAAGGTGCTTCCGGTGTGTGAGATGGCAATAAGGCTTTGTG GCACTGATGGGACAATCTCTTGCATGGCTTCATATTTTGTTTGCAACACCATATTCAGTAGTATAATGGCCATTGCTGGTGATGCTAAT TACTATGACATCAGAAAGAAGTGTGAGGGGAGTCTTTGCTATGACTTCTCAAACATGGAGAGATTCCTGAACCAGAGATCTGTTAGGGATGCTCTTGGAGTTGGGGACATAGATTTTGTTTCTTGTAGCCCCACTGTGTATCAGGCTATGCTGATGGACTGGATGAGGAATCTTGAAGTTGGTATTCCTGCATTACTTGAGGATGAAGTCAAATTGCTTGTATATGCTGGAGAATATGATCTCATTTGCAATTGGCTTG GTAATTCAAGATGGGTTCATGCCATGAAATGGAGTGGCCAGAAAGATTTCCAAGCATCCCTTGAAATTCCTTTCGAAGTAAGAGATTCACATGCTGGACTGGTGAAAAGCTATGGCCCTCTTACCTTCCTCAAG GTCCATGATGCTGGTCACATGGTTCCCATGGATCAGCCCGAAGCTTCATTAGAGATGCTGAAGAGGTGGATGGAAGGCAAACTCGTTGAAGGCCAAGATGAATCAGAAGAGCCAGAAAAATTAGTTGCTCAAATGTGA